CACCACATCCGGTACTTGATCATCAAAGAAATGTATCACGGCTAAATGGGCCATGTAGGACACGGGGATCAGACACAGCACTCCAGAAATCATTCCCATCACCCCTCCTATGATGGTTAAACGCTTCTTCGTTTGGTTGCCTCCGTGTTTATTACAGCTGTTGACCAGGTAAAGTCCAGGTATAGCCACCAGCATTCCCAGCATGCCCACCACAAGGGAAGAACACATGAGGATGCGGGCCAGCTTGAGGTCATTGGAAAGGCCGAGCAGGGTGTCATAAGCTCTGCACTCCATGCCCCCGATATCCTGGACCACGCATGTCTCCCACAGGCCCAGCTCGTAGCTCTCTACCGCCAGCAGCGCAGTGGACATGGTCAGCCACTGTGGTAAGATAGTGGAGGCTAAAGCGCACAGCCACGCTCCGACATAGACCAGCATCCCCAGCAGCTCCAAAGCGCAGGCGCATGtgtccatctttctctctctctcgctctgtttctctctctctggcctccACGCTTGACAGAGCCTCAAGAGTTCTTCTTCTATGGCTGCACTTGAGTTGGAGAGGCCTGTGGATGTCCAGTTGGGACAGGAGCCGCTCACAACACCTGGTAATTAGAGTTGACTGCTCAGGCTCTGGACTCTGAGCTCTTTCACAAACAGTGCCCACTCAGAGGAGCTCACATCCTCTGCTGCAAGGAGGAGAGGGGGCCCGTTCGGCCCTCCCCTTTGCGGTCCTCCTGCTCCAGCTGCTGTGCCAATGGGCAGCAGGGGCAACAGGGCCATTCTTAATAGCAGGCCACAAGGGATGAAATTAAATGTAGACAGGatataatattgtgtttttttgcgtAGGAAATGATCTCCCTGACGTCCTTTTAATGCATCCTGTCTGATCTCAGATagacagcaaaataaataagtaaataaattatCATGGGCCAACTTAAAACATCACAGTCAggtaattatataataatgcaaaaaaaaaagataaacttCAAATAAACCGGCCTGCATCTTGAGATATTATAAAATCTCCAGTTTTTATTCTGTGATTAAgattaaaatgttcattttgtgaGTTTATAAGTAAACTATTTACAGTCATAAAAACAGTTATTAATGTATCAAGAAGGCAGTCTTCCTAAGTAATTACTTTATTGTccatgtaataaaaataaataacaatctGCTCCACGGATAGTTTACAGTTGACCATTTCTTAAGTTTGTGAGTGTCACAGTAAGGCTTTTCACTGCATgtgactgaaacagaaacaacagtGCAGCTTATTGTGTGCTCTCATATGAACACTACATGGCTTGTGGGAAATGATCGTAGGAGGCTATAGATCGAAGCTCTGATGCGAGAAAATGTTTCCCagccatgaacacacacacacacacacacacacacacacaatatgcaAACAAAAATGACCACATAAAATCCCCAGTTTGTTAAATTGCTCCTCCTCTGGAGAACAAAATGCTCAGCTGACTGCACTGACATCTTGACAAAGTGGCCAC
This genomic window from Micropterus dolomieu isolate WLL.071019.BEF.003 ecotype Adirondacks linkage group LG05, ASM2129224v1, whole genome shotgun sequence contains:
- the LOC123971460 gene encoding putative claudin-24, producing MDTCACALELLGMLVYVGAWLCALASTILPQWLTMSTALLAVESYELGLWETCVVQDIGGMECRAYDTLLGLSNDLKLARILMCSSLVVGMLGMLVAIPGLYLVNSCNKHGGNQTKKRLTIIGGVMGMISGVLCLIPVSYMAHLAVIHFFDDQVPDVVPRWEFGDALFCGWGGGFLLIVAGLLLVTSCSCSQAEPEPVLEQRYQGMSTDVSFRKRSEYV